One window of Dechloromonas sp. ZY10 genomic DNA carries:
- a CDS encoding ABC transporter permease — MLAYIVRRLLYAIPILIGVNLITFALFFVVNTPDDMARMQLGVKRVTPEAMARWKAERGYDKPLFVNPAASGTGVLSETIFFEKSACMFVGDFGRAEDGRDIAREIGQRMGPSLAIALPTFVLGLFVAIAVALTLAFFRASALDFWGVVLCVALMSISGLFYIIGGQYLVAKIWKLVPISGYGEGLDAWRFLILPVAIGVVSGIGSSARWYRSIFLEEVGKDYVRTARAKGLSETVVFSRHILKNALIPILTGVVVVIPLLFMGSLLSESFFGIPGLGSYTIDAINAQDFAVVRAMVFIGSLLYIVGLILTDLSYTLVDPRIRFS; from the coding sequence ATGCTTGCCTACATCGTCCGCCGCTTGCTCTATGCGATCCCGATCCTGATCGGGGTGAACCTGATTACCTTCGCGCTGTTTTTCGTCGTCAATACGCCGGATGACATGGCGCGGATGCAGCTCGGGGTCAAACGGGTGACGCCCGAGGCGATGGCGCGCTGGAAAGCCGAGCGCGGCTACGACAAGCCCTTGTTCGTCAATCCGGCGGCCAGCGGCACCGGAGTGCTTAGCGAAACCATCTTCTTCGAGAAATCGGCTTGCATGTTCGTCGGCGACTTCGGCCGCGCCGAGGATGGCCGCGATATCGCCCGCGAGATCGGGCAGCGGATGGGCCCGTCGTTGGCGATTGCGCTGCCGACTTTCGTTCTCGGCCTCTTCGTTGCCATCGCGGTGGCGCTGACCCTGGCTTTCTTCCGCGCCAGCGCGCTCGACTTCTGGGGCGTCGTGCTCTGTGTCGCGCTGATGTCGATTTCCGGGCTGTTCTACATCATCGGCGGCCAGTACTTGGTCGCCAAGATCTGGAAACTGGTGCCGATCTCGGGCTACGGCGAGGGCCTCGATGCCTGGCGCTTCCTGATCCTGCCGGTGGCGATCGGGGTGGTCTCCGGGATCGGTTCGTCGGCCCGCTGGTACCGCAGCATCTTCCTTGAGGAGGTGGGCAAGGATTACGTGCGTACCGCCCGCGCCAAAGGCTTGAGCGAAACCGTGGTCTTCTCGCGGCACATCCTCAAGAACGCGCTGATCCCGATCCTGACCGGCGTGGTGGTGGTGATCCCGCTGCTGTTCATGGGCTCGCTGTTGAGCGAATCCTTCTTCGGCATCCCCGGCTTGGGCAGCTATACCATCGACGCGATCAACGCGCAGGATTTCGCCGTGGTGCGGGCGATGGTCTTCATCGGTTCGCTGCTCTACATCGTCGGCCTGATCCTCACCGATCTGTCCTACACCCTGGTCGATCCACGGATTCGATTCTCATGA
- a CDS encoding cupin domain-containing protein yields MTLPLHKYNDTQPFITEDGSEIRELLHPRHHGNRQQSLAEATVYSGRRTALHRHRNSEEIYHFLAGQGTMTLGEQSFAVGPGDTVLIPPGTPHRLHNTWPMELRLLCCCSPAYDPADTEILEAAD; encoded by the coding sequence ATGACGCTCCCTCTGCACAAATACAACGACACCCAGCCTTTCATCACCGAGGACGGCTCTGAAATCCGCGAACTGCTACATCCCAGACACCATGGGAACCGGCAGCAAAGTCTGGCCGAAGCCACGGTGTACTCCGGCCGCCGCACCGCCTTGCACCGCCACCGGAACAGCGAGGAAATCTACCACTTCCTCGCCGGCCAGGGCACGATGACCCTTGGCGAGCAAAGCTTTGCGGTTGGCCCCGGCGATACCGTACTGATCCCCCCCGGAACACCTCACCGCCTGCACAACACCTGGCCGATGGAACTTCGCCTCCTGTGCTGCTGCAGCCCGGCCTACGATCCCGCCGATACCGAGATTCTGGAGGCTGCCGACTGA
- a CDS encoding DUF4126 domain-containing protein: protein MDPAFDPLASIALSAGLAWASGLRLYLVIFLAGLLAQTGHLTLPPALAVLREPLVIGVAGFLALVETIADKVPLFDSFWDSLQTWIRIPAGALLAALAVGETGGASGAALNLAAGLLGGTITAGTHFAKAGGRLAINLSPEPVSNWLASFGEDSIVLGGLWAMLVKPALFLGLLALFLLLAGLAIRVFWGLLGGLLRRLRQAPAGGRFFGKFHGRP from the coding sequence ATGGACCCGGCGTTCGATCCGCTTGCCAGTATCGCGCTTTCAGCCGGCCTGGCCTGGGCCAGCGGCTTGCGCCTGTATCTGGTGATTTTTCTGGCCGGCTTGCTGGCGCAAACCGGGCATTTAACCCTGCCGCCAGCCCTGGCCGTGCTGCGCGAGCCGCTGGTGATCGGTGTCGCCGGCTTTCTTGCCCTGGTCGAGACGATTGCCGACAAGGTGCCGCTGTTCGACTCCTTCTGGGACAGCCTGCAGACCTGGATCCGGATTCCGGCCGGGGCTTTGCTCGCGGCGCTGGCGGTCGGCGAGACTGGAGGGGCGAGCGGGGCCGCCTTGAATCTGGCCGCCGGCCTGCTTGGCGGTACGATCACTGCCGGCACTCACTTTGCCAAGGCTGGCGGACGACTGGCGATCAACCTGTCGCCTGAGCCGGTGTCGAACTGGCTGGCTTCATTCGGCGAAGACAGCATCGTCCTCGGCGGGCTCTGGGCGATGCTGGTCAAGCCCGCGCTCTTCCTCGGTCTGCTGGCCCTCTTCCTGCTTCTCGCCGGGCTGGCGATCCGCGTTTTCTGGGGCTTGCTTGGCGGCCTGCTGCGCCGCTTGCGGCAAGCACCGGCGGGTGGCCGGTTTTTCGGCAAATTCCACGGTCGACCGTAA
- a CDS encoding alpha/beta fold hydrolase: MHQPCRTETIAIRGLRYQIRHWGAEAAPKVFFLHGWMDSSATFQFVVDALRQSWHVIAPDWRGYGGSEWLGRPYWFPDYYADLDALLAHYSPVLPAQIVGHSMGANIAATYAALRPARVARLAMLDFLGLKPDPAVDAPTQLGQWLDEIGRRPRLRHYPDCAALARQLRAANPRLSSERADFLAAHVSCPTAEGGVTMACDPWHKIAAPTLYRIDDALAAWRKIEAPVLQVIADAGFVQMRFGREPAEKQRRLAAYAKLRIVEIANSGHNLQHDQPEAVAAALEEFLFRD, encoded by the coding sequence ATGCACCAGCCCTGCCGTACCGAAACCATCGCCATTCGTGGTTTGCGCTACCAGATTCGCCACTGGGGGGCGGAGGCTGCGCCCAAGGTATTTTTCCTGCATGGCTGGATGGATTCCTCGGCGACTTTCCAGTTCGTTGTCGATGCCTTGCGCCAGTCCTGGCATGTGATCGCCCCGGACTGGCGAGGCTACGGCGGCAGCGAATGGCTGGGCCGGCCGTACTGGTTTCCTGATTATTACGCCGATCTCGACGCGCTGCTGGCGCATTACTCGCCGGTGCTGCCGGCGCAGATCGTCGGGCATAGCATGGGCGCCAATATCGCGGCGACCTACGCGGCGCTGCGCCCGGCGCGGGTGGCGCGGCTGGCGATGCTCGACTTCCTTGGGCTCAAGCCCGATCCGGCGGTCGATGCGCCCACCCAGCTCGGGCAATGGCTGGATGAAATCGGCCGCCGTCCGCGCCTGCGCCACTACCCGGACTGTGCCGCGCTGGCGCGCCAGCTGCGCGCCGCCAATCCCCGCCTGAGTAGCGAGCGGGCCGATTTTCTTGCGGCCCACGTCAGTTGCCCGACGGCCGAGGGCGGAGTGACGATGGCGTGCGATCCCTGGCACAAGATCGCGGCGCCGACGCTGTACCGGATCGACGATGCGCTGGCCGCCTGGCGCAAGATTGAGGCCCCGGTGCTGCAGGTGATTGCTGATGCCGGTTTTGTCCAGATGCGCTTTGGCCGGGAGCCTGCCGAGAAGCAGCGGCGGCTGGCTGCCTATGCCAAATTGCGCATTGTTGAGATTGCCAATTCCGGCCACAATCTGCAGCACGACCAGCCGGAGGCCGTGGCGGCCGCCCTTGAGGAATTCCTTTTCCGCGATTGA
- a CDS encoding ABC transporter permease, whose product MPFQIVVLWSDLLVWLLFASALGFALLVRRSPPLRSAWRRVGARRSGMAAATVLLCFALVGLLDSLHYRLRLPAATEPAGGSKASAQYAVEVLSLLDALAAPLRTRNEKTYSAPFATRLLAKETREVAGVGTVREQPRLKHGGAHLGENETELAADVGFTAFRYAALGFLGWALLTLALLSGLRRCAADWGTTSESWQQMVLAPEVKAKSQVFTVDREPGQKSELPGAWALLRGAAGGAGGAAGGGLAWDAVLAVLLLLALLLPPLFALAGDYHVFGTDKVGQDVLYQVLKSIRTGLIIGLVTTLVMLPLAVLLGIAAGYFRGWVDDLIQYLYTVLNSIPGVLLIAAAVLMMQVVIDTHPQWFSTAAERADLRLLALCFILGITSWTGLCRLLRGETLKLRELEYIQAAQAFGVSHARIIGRHILPNLMHIVVIALVMDFSGLVLAEAVLSYVGIGVDPTMTSFGTMINNARLELGREPVVWWSLAAAFATMFVLVLAANLFADAVRDAFDPRMQ is encoded by the coding sequence ATGCCCTTCCAGATCGTCGTCCTCTGGTCCGACCTGCTGGTCTGGCTGCTTTTTGCCTCGGCGCTCGGCTTTGCCCTGCTGGTCCGGCGCAGCCCGCCACTGCGCAGCGCCTGGCGACGGGTCGGGGCCAGGCGCTCGGGGATGGCGGCGGCGACTGTGCTGCTTTGTTTCGCGCTGGTCGGCCTGCTCGATTCGCTGCACTATCGGCTGCGCTTGCCGGCCGCTACCGAGCCGGCGGGTGGTAGCAAGGCCTCGGCGCAATACGCGGTCGAGGTGCTGTCGCTGCTCGACGCGCTGGCTGCGCCCTTGCGCACACGCAATGAAAAAACCTATTCGGCGCCGTTTGCGACCCGGCTGCTGGCCAAGGAAACCCGCGAAGTCGCCGGCGTCGGCACCGTCCGTGAGCAGCCGCGGCTGAAGCACGGCGGCGCGCACCTCGGCGAGAACGAGACCGAGCTTGCCGCCGATGTCGGATTCACCGCCTTCCGCTACGCCGCCCTTGGCTTTCTCGGCTGGGCCTTGCTGACGCTGGCGCTGCTGAGCGGCTTGCGGCGGTGCGCGGCGGACTGGGGCACCACCTCAGAGTCCTGGCAGCAAATGGTGCTGGCGCCGGAGGTGAAAGCAAAATCGCAAGTTTTCACGGTCGACCGTGAACCCGGGCAAAAATCGGAGCTTCCCGGTGCCTGGGCCTTGTTGCGTGGCGCTGCCGGCGGGGCAGGGGGCGCGGCGGGCGGCGGCCTGGCCTGGGACGCGGTGCTGGCCGTGCTGCTCCTGCTCGCCTTGCTGCTGCCCCCCTTGTTCGCGCTGGCCGGCGATTACCACGTCTTCGGCACCGATAAGGTCGGCCAGGACGTGCTTTACCAAGTGCTCAAGAGTATCCGCACCGGCCTGATCATCGGCCTGGTGACGACCTTGGTGATGCTGCCGCTGGCGGTGCTGCTGGGGATCGCCGCCGGCTATTTCCGGGGTTGGGTGGACGACCTGATCCAGTATCTCTATACCGTGCTCAATTCGATTCCCGGCGTGCTGCTGATCGCTGCTGCCGTGCTGATGATGCAGGTCGTGATCGACACCCATCCGCAGTGGTTCTCGACGGCAGCCGAGCGGGCCGACCTGCGACTGCTGGCGCTCTGCTTCATCCTTGGCATCACCTCGTGGACCGGCCTGTGCAGGCTGTTGCGCGGCGAGACGCTGAAGCTGCGCGAACTTGAATACATCCAGGCGGCGCAGGCTTTCGGCGTCTCGCACGCGCGGATCATCGGCCGCCACATCCTGCCCAACCTGATGCACATTGTGGTGATCGCGCTGGTGATGGATTTTTCCGGGCTGGTGCTGGCCGAGGCGGTGCTCTCCTACGTCGGGATCGGCGTCGATCCGACGATGACCAGCTTCGGCACGATGATCAACAACGCCCGTCTTGAGCTGGGCCGCGAGCCGGTGGTCTGGTGGTCGCTGGCGGCAGCCTTTGCAACCATGTTCGTGCTGGTGCTGGCGGCCAACCTGTTCGCTGACGCGGTGCGCGACGCCTTCGATCCGAGGATGCAATGA
- a CDS encoding flavin reductase family protein, with amino-acid sequence MSALPLAPVELAKSYLLLNHGPVTLVSSAAGGRRNVMAAAWAMPLDFNPAKVAVVIDKATLSRELIEASGEFVLNLPCRAIAAQVLAAGSLSGRDLPAGDDKLGHCGLAAEPGRAVAAPLLAGCVGWLECRVIPEAHNQQAYDLFIGEVVAAWADPAVFADGRWNFPDADRHTIHYRAGGHFFATGEAFSLPAGSADD; translated from the coding sequence ATGTCTGCGCTACCGCTTGCTCCCGTCGAACTCGCCAAGTCCTATCTGCTGCTCAACCACGGCCCGGTCACGCTGGTTTCCAGTGCTGCCGGCGGTCGCCGCAATGTGATGGCGGCAGCGTGGGCAATGCCGCTCGATTTCAATCCGGCCAAGGTCGCGGTGGTGATCGACAAGGCCACCCTGAGCCGCGAACTGATCGAGGCCAGCGGCGAATTCGTCCTCAATCTTCCCTGCCGGGCAATTGCCGCGCAGGTATTGGCTGCCGGCTCCTTGAGCGGACGCGACTTGCCTGCCGGTGACGATAAGCTGGGCCATTGCGGCCTGGCGGCCGAGCCGGGGCGTGCGGTGGCGGCGCCGTTGCTTGCCGGTTGCGTCGGCTGGCTGGAGTGCAGGGTGATTCCCGAGGCACACAATCAGCAGGCCTACGATCTGTTCATTGGCGAAGTGGTGGCCGCCTGGGCCGATCCGGCGGTGTTCGCCGACGGACGCTGGAATTTCCCCGACGCTGACCGGCACACCATTCATTACCGTGCCGGCGGTCATTTCTTTGCTACCGGCGAGGCGTTTTCGCTGCCTGCCGGCAGCGCCGACGATTGA
- a CDS encoding bacteriohemerythrin — protein sequence MADLDRRFSIGIPEIDAQHAHWIAIIERFRRAAAGHQLDPQGIEAAITALNELVAYTHQHFACEEKLLQAHAYPRLAEHCRAHREIEQQLDSMRSDLLNQRTRRLSLKLNLFATIWLFEHLLGADADYADFLRAKGVVAVA from the coding sequence ATGGCTGATTTGGATCGGCGCTTCAGTATCGGGATACCAGAAATCGACGCACAGCACGCGCACTGGATCGCCATCATCGAACGGTTTCGTCGTGCGGCGGCCGGTCACCAGCTTGACCCACAGGGGATCGAGGCGGCCATCACCGCACTGAATGAACTGGTCGCCTACACCCACCAGCATTTTGCCTGCGAGGAAAAGCTGCTGCAGGCCCATGCTTATCCCCGGCTGGCCGAGCATTGCCGGGCTCACCGCGAGATCGAGCAGCAACTCGACAGCATGCGTAGCGATCTGCTCAATCAGCGAACCCGGCGGCTCTCGCTCAAGCTCAACCTGTTTGCCACGATCTGGTTGTTCGAGCATCTGCTCGGCGCCGATGCCGACTACGCCGATTTCTTGCGTGCCAAAGGTGTGGTCGCGGTCGCTTGA
- a CDS encoding replication-associated recombination protein A — protein MSDLFSSPPSAATAAGDASPTAGGVPLAEQLRPQTPDDVIGQQHLLGPGKPLRLAFASGQPHSMILWGPPGVGKTTLARMMATQFSCEFIALSAVFSGIKEVREAVAQAEVWRAQGRRTILFVDEIHRFNKAQQDGFLPFVESGLFTFIGATTENPSFEVNSALLSRASVYVLKSLDEGEMGQLFDRACERALAGLTFDEAARARLVGLADGDARRLLNLLEQVRTAAHTAGLTTVDGAFIEETMAQNLRRFDKGGDAFYDQISALHKSVRGSSPDGALYWLSRMLDGGADPRYLARRIVRMAWEDIGLADPRAMQIANDAALTYERLGSPEGELALGQAVIYLAVAAKSNAGYNAYNQARAFVKQDGSRPVPVHLRNAPTKLMKELGYGKAYRYAHDEPEAYAAGESYLPEGLPEPGWYRPTPRGLEGKIGEKLAHLRELDRKAGKK, from the coding sequence TTGAGCGACCTGTTTTCCTCTCCTCCCAGTGCGGCCACTGCGGCCGGCGATGCATCTCCAACAGCAGGCGGGGTGCCGCTGGCCGAACAATTGCGGCCGCAGACCCCGGACGACGTGATCGGCCAGCAGCACCTGCTCGGGCCGGGCAAGCCCTTGCGCCTGGCGTTCGCTTCCGGGCAGCCGCACTCGATGATCCTGTGGGGGCCGCCCGGCGTCGGAAAAACCACGCTGGCGCGGATGATGGCGACCCAGTTCAGCTGCGAATTCATCGCCTTGTCGGCCGTGTTCTCCGGGATCAAGGAAGTCCGCGAAGCGGTTGCCCAGGCGGAAGTCTGGCGGGCACAGGGACGGCGCACCATCCTTTTTGTCGATGAAATCCACCGCTTCAACAAGGCGCAGCAGGATGGCTTCCTGCCGTTCGTCGAAAGCGGACTGTTTACTTTCATCGGTGCGACCACCGAAAACCCGTCGTTTGAAGTCAATTCGGCCTTGCTCTCGCGCGCCTCGGTCTATGTCCTGAAGTCGCTTGACGAGGGCGAGATGGGGCAGCTTTTTGACCGCGCCTGTGAGCGGGCGCTGGCCGGTTTGACGTTCGACGAGGCGGCACGGGCACGGCTGGTCGGCCTTGCCGACGGCGATGCCCGGCGTTTGCTCAACCTGCTCGAACAGGTGCGGACAGCGGCGCATACCGCCGGCTTGACTACGGTCGACGGGGCTTTCATCGAAGAAACCATGGCGCAGAACCTGCGCCGCTTCGACAAGGGCGGTGATGCCTTCTACGACCAGATTTCGGCTCTGCACAAGTCGGTACGTGGCTCCAGCCCGGACGGTGCTCTCTACTGGCTGAGTCGCATGCTCGACGGCGGCGCCGATCCGCGCTACCTGGCCCGCCGCATCGTCCGCATGGCCTGGGAGGACATCGGCCTGGCCGACCCGAGGGCGATGCAGATCGCCAACGACGCGGCGCTGACCTACGAACGCCTCGGCAGCCCCGAAGGCGAACTGGCCCTGGGGCAGGCGGTGATCTACCTGGCCGTTGCTGCCAAGTCGAACGCCGGTTACAACGCCTACAACCAGGCTCGCGCCTTTGTCAAACAGGACGGTTCGCGGCCGGTCCCGGTGCACTTGCGCAACGCGCCGACCAAGCTGATGAAGGAACTTGGTTACGGCAAGGCCTACCGTTACGCGCACGACGAGCCGGAGGCCTACGCCGCCGGCGAAAGCTATCTGCCCGAGGGCTTGCCCGAGCCGGGCTGGTACCGGCCGACGCCGCGCGGGCTGGAGGGCAAGATCGGCGAGAAGCTCGCGCACCTGCGCGAACTCGACCGCAAGGCCGGCAAGAAATAG
- a CDS encoding HDOD domain-containing protein, which translates to MNPPLPASSQNFTDKLLVWLLPPLLFLLGSLISYALLGKLAEAGLLPHLARNSRLMIGAGGGCLLALLAFWLLRPTPAQPPSAGAELVPSVLPAIPQAALPQSPPLTPPRPTVAPLPPPAARVTPERSRPAPPPARPAAREHLPAISLPPEFDKKGSALAQQRFQMLEDIAKELEGDVVFPTCFDLIVRLREVLQKPDFTLNHVSNVISLDPLVSSKVLRQANSAIYGGSKVLDLRGAVTRLGVNAVRSIVMGIAMQQFMLSRHLVSFGEVTRHLWEHSVRSACAARVIARRLTAISPEDAQLAGLVHDLGAFYMIYRAAQYEELRIRPDTVKYLVFEWHESIGQTLLAALGMPEHIVTAVGDHDQPRPLPPRPLSLADVVHAANHIAGGGQAGMLDKNPDWNAADLDEAYAELLPEIEAATQEMLQTL; encoded by the coding sequence ATGAACCCGCCGCTTCCCGCCTCTTCGCAAAACTTCACCGACAAGCTACTGGTCTGGCTGCTCCCGCCCCTTCTGTTCCTGCTCGGTAGCCTGATCAGCTACGCCCTGCTCGGCAAACTGGCGGAAGCTGGCCTGTTGCCCCATCTGGCACGCAACAGCCGGCTAATGATTGGTGCCGGTGGCGGCTGCCTGCTGGCGCTGCTGGCATTCTGGCTGCTGCGACCGACGCCGGCGCAGCCACCGTCTGCCGGCGCCGAGTTGGTGCCCAGCGTGCTGCCGGCGATCCCGCAGGCAGCGCTGCCCCAATCGCCGCCTCTGACCCCGCCTCGCCCGACCGTCGCTCCGCTGCCGCCACCTGCCGCCAGGGTGACCCCTGAACGCAGTCGACCAGCACCTCCGCCGGCCCGACCCGCCGCTCGCGAACATCTGCCGGCAATTTCCCTGCCCCCGGAATTCGACAAGAAGGGCTCTGCCCTCGCCCAGCAACGCTTCCAGATGCTCGAAGACATTGCCAAGGAACTCGAAGGCGATGTCGTGTTCCCCACCTGCTTCGACCTGATCGTCCGCCTGCGCGAGGTATTGCAAAAGCCGGACTTCACCCTCAATCACGTCAGCAATGTGATCTCGCTGGATCCGCTAGTCTCTTCGAAAGTGTTGCGCCAAGCCAACAGCGCGATCTACGGCGGCAGCAAGGTGCTCGACCTGCGCGGCGCCGTCACCCGCCTTGGGGTCAATGCCGTACGCAGCATCGTGATGGGCATCGCCATGCAGCAGTTCATGCTGTCACGCCATCTGGTCAGTTTTGGCGAAGTGACCCGCCACCTGTGGGAGCATTCGGTGCGCAGCGCCTGCGCTGCCCGGGTCATTGCCCGCCGGCTGACGGCAATCAGTCCCGAAGATGCACAACTGGCCGGCCTGGTGCATGACCTCGGGGCCTTTTACATGATCTATCGCGCCGCCCAGTACGAAGAACTGCGAATTCGCCCGGACACCGTCAAGTACCTGGTTTTCGAGTGGCACGAGAGTATCGGCCAGACCCTGCTTGCTGCACTTGGGATGCCCGAGCACATCGTCACGGCCGTCGGCGATCACGACCAGCCACGCCCACTACCACCGCGCCCACTGTCGCTGGCCGATGTCGTCCATGCCGCCAACCACATCGCAGGTGGCGGCCAGGCGGGAATGCTTGACAAGAACCCCGATTGGAATGCGGCCGACCTCGATGAGGCCTACGCGGAACTGCTTCCCGAAATCGAAGCAGCCACGCAGGAGATGCTGCAAACCCTGTAG
- a CDS encoding dipeptide ABC transporter ATP-binding protein, giving the protein MMKAPVLLEVSDLRLGFAAGSTLQVAVESVSFALAAGETFALLGESGCGKSVTAQALLRLLPAAGRVLGGSVRLAGEELLSAPETAMRELRGRQLAMIFQEPATSLNPVLTVGEQIGEVLARHPDLAGAGRAQLRECLRERMRELLRQVGIADPERRLDEYPFQLSGGMKQRVMIAMALAGEPQVLIADEPTTALDVTVQAQILDLLAQVQVDRGMAMLLITHDLGVVARMAQRIGVMYAGELVEVAPRADFFTAPRHPYSQALFAALPDAGRRGRPLQTIPGQVPGLDAMPPGCRFAERCPQAMPRCREQAPEWREVAPGHRVRCHWQGAAAQPPTPPASSETAPVGQAPCLTVRDLKVHFPIRKGLLQRTVGQVYAVDGVSLAISPGRTLALVGESGCGKTTVGKALLQLQPPTAGSVRLGDLELVGLGGRALRSARRQLQMVFQDPFASLNPRLRVGEIIAEGMLALGGEGGGVGDQARAEQRVAAVAALLQQVGLPAAAAGRYPHEFSGGQRQRIAIARALAVQPQVLVCDEPTSALDVSVQAQILNLLKALQAELGVAYLFITHNFAVVEYLAHDIAVMYLGRIVEAGQADEILRAPRHPYTRALLAAVPQPRLEAGRAAAHLPGETPSPAQPPRGCHFHPRCPLAAPRCREEYPSAQALSATHTVHCHFA; this is encoded by the coding sequence ATGATGAAGGCGCCGGTGCTGCTCGAAGTCTCCGATCTGCGTCTCGGCTTTGCCGCCGGCAGTACGCTACAGGTCGCGGTCGAGTCGGTCTCGTTCGCGCTGGCGGCTGGCGAAACCTTCGCCCTGCTCGGCGAGTCGGGCTGTGGCAAGTCGGTCACCGCGCAGGCCTTGTTGCGCCTCTTGCCGGCGGCCGGGCGGGTACTCGGCGGTTCCGTGCGGCTGGCTGGCGAGGAGTTGTTGAGCGCGCCGGAGACTGCGATGCGCGAACTGCGCGGGCGGCAGCTGGCAATGATTTTTCAGGAGCCGGCAACCAGCCTCAATCCGGTGCTGACCGTCGGCGAGCAGATCGGCGAGGTGCTGGCGCGGCATCCCGATCTGGCTGGCGCTGGACGTGCGCAGTTGCGTGAATGTTTGCGCGAGCGGATGCGCGAACTGCTGCGCCAGGTCGGGATCGCCGACCCCGAGCGGCGGCTCGACGAGTATCCCTTCCAGCTTTCGGGCGGCATGAAACAGCGGGTGATGATCGCGATGGCGCTGGCCGGCGAGCCGCAGGTGCTGATCGCCGACGAACCGACGACCGCGCTCGACGTCACCGTGCAGGCGCAGATTCTCGATTTATTGGCTCAAGTGCAGGTCGACCGTGGCATGGCGATGCTACTGATTACCCATGACCTCGGCGTGGTCGCGCGGATGGCGCAGCGGATCGGCGTGATGTACGCCGGCGAGTTGGTTGAAGTCGCGCCCCGCGCTGATTTCTTCACCGCCCCGCGCCATCCCTACAGCCAGGCCTTGTTCGCCGCCTTGCCCGACGCCGGGCGGCGCGGCCGGCCTCTACAGACGATTCCCGGACAGGTGCCGGGGCTCGACGCGATGCCGCCGGGCTGCCGCTTTGCCGAGCGTTGCCCGCAGGCGATGCCGCGTTGCCGCGAGCAGGCGCCGGAATGGCGCGAGGTTGCGCCGGGGCACCGCGTCCGTTGCCACTGGCAGGGGGCGGCGGCGCAGCCCCCGACGCCTCCGGCAAGCAGCGAAACAGCGCCCGTCGGGCAGGCGCCATGCCTGACGGTGCGCGACCTGAAAGTGCATTTCCCGATTCGCAAGGGCTTGCTGCAGCGTACCGTCGGCCAGGTTTACGCGGTCGACGGCGTTTCCTTGGCGATTTCTCCAGGGCGCACGCTGGCGCTGGTCGGCGAGTCCGGTTGCGGCAAGACCACCGTCGGCAAGGCGCTGCTGCAACTGCAGCCGCCGACGGCCGGTTCGGTGCGGCTCGGCGACCTGGAACTGGTCGGCCTTGGCGGCCGTGCGCTGCGCTCGGCGCGGCGGCAGCTACAGATGGTGTTCCAGGATCCGTTCGCTTCGCTCAACCCACGCCTGCGTGTTGGTGAAATCATTGCCGAGGGGATGCTGGCGCTGGGCGGCGAGGGCGGTGGCGTGGGGGATCAGGCGCGGGCGGAACAGCGGGTAGCAGCGGTTGCCGCCTTGTTGCAGCAGGTCGGCTTGCCGGCCGCTGCTGCCGGGCGTTATCCGCACGAATTTTCCGGCGGCCAGCGGCAGCGGATCGCGATTGCTCGGGCGCTGGCGGTGCAGCCGCAGGTGCTGGTCTGCGACGAGCCGACCTCGGCCCTTGACGTATCGGTGCAGGCGCAGATTCTCAACCTGCTCAAGGCGCTGCAGGCCGAACTGGGCGTCGCCTACCTGTTCATCACGCACAATTTCGCGGTGGTCGAGTATCTCGCGCACGACATCGCGGTGATGTACCTCGGGCGCATCGTCGAGGCCGGACAGGCCGACGAGATCCTGCGCGCACCGCGCCATCCCTACACCCGGGCGCTGCTCGCGGCGGTGCCGCAACCGCGCCTGGAGGCTGGTCGGGCGGCGGCGCACTTGCCGGGCGAAACTCCGTCGCCGGCACAGCCGCCGCGCGGCTGTCACTTCCACCCGCGCTGCCCGCTGGCGGCGCCGCGCTGCCGCGAGGAATACCCCTCAGCGCAGGCGCTTTCGGCGACGCACACGGTCCACTGCCACTTCGCGTAA